The Bacteroidia bacterium nucleotide sequence CTTCCTACGCGAATCATTGCGCAGCGGAATCCAACTGTTGATAAAGAAGAATCTGCATTTAAGTATCTACGTGATCCTGTTGTTAGATAGTAAGCAATATCTGCCCAAGAACCGCCACGATATACTTTTACGTTATCGAAGTCAGAATTACCCGGAGCTTTGTTAGGATCTGGATTGAATAATAATGAGCGGCGTTCGTCATAAGCTTCATCATCTTTTAGCGGATCTTTAAATATTTCGGTCATACCTTTGCGGCGGTGTGGATTTAAGTCTTCCATATCTTCGTAAGAAAGAACACGATAGGTATCTTTTGTCCATTCGCAAACATTTCCGGCCATATTGTAGAGACCTAAGTCATTTGGATAGAAAGCTCTTACTGGAGCACAAATCATATAGCCGTCATTTAGGCCGCCTGGTAGGTTAGAACCGCCTGTGCTGGAACGTCCTGCATAATCACCGCGGCCACGCTTAAAGTTAGCACGGAAACGACCTTGTGCATCACGTAGGGATTTTCCCTCCCATGTGTAGAGTTCTTGCTCCAGCATTCCGCGAGCGGCATATTCCCACTCTGCTTCTGTTGGCAAGCGATATTCTGGCCAAAGTACTGCTTCAGGGTCATCTTGTAACAATTTACCGTTCACAATATTTGTACGCCATTTGCAATATTCGTTTGCTTGATGCCAATTAACGCCAACTACAGGATACATATTGAAGCCGTCGTGGCCAAAATAGTATTGTGTGTATGGGTCATTGTAGGCCAAATCTTTTAGCCAAACGGTCGTGTCTGGATAAAGATTTTTGTACATAACATCGCCTGAATCACGTAAGATATAGAATAAAAATTCTTTGTAATCTACATTAGATACTTCGGATTCGTCCATATAAAAGCTATGAACGGTTACTTGGCGTTCACGATTATCCATATCATAGGCGATGTCTTTCTCACCACCACCCATGTGGAAAGTACCACCTTCGATAAACACAAGCCCCGGAGCTGTTTCCTGACCTTTATAATTTTTGACTTGAAAACCGTCATCACTGTTATAACGGATACCTGTTTTAGAACTTTCTTTACCAACAAAGTTGATATTTTCACCTCCACAACCTGTAAACATAACGGCTACAACCGCAGTCAAAAAAAGCAATAACCTACCTTTTTTCATATTTAAATGTTCGCTGAATTCTGGTTTAATTAAATTTCGTTGCAAATATAAAATGTTTTTTAATTAAAAACGTGGACACGGATAAGATTTATGCTTCATTTTATGTTTTTTATTTTGTTCAAACTGAAGCACCAAAGAAATTTCGTGAGAACCGCCCGTAACGGAGTTACGAAGTTTAGAAATAGTATAGTCATAACTATATCCAAAGCTAAAAATTCCTTTTCTTACGCCTATAAGGGCTATCACTGCATCTTGGTTTCTGTACCAAAGACCTATAACTAATGGGTCTAAGTTTGTATATAGCCCAATGTCAATTTGTGTGAATGGGCCTTGTGTTTTAAATAGTGCTGCGGGAGCAATAGACTTATTTTTACCTATCGGGATATTTATTCCCCCGAAAGCGGATATTTTCATTGGTAATTTTGTGTCTGGGGTGCTTCCGTTTACTGAACCTAAGGGACCTGTAAAGAAGCGTTGCCTAGGCTGGGTTAGATGGTTTACCGTAGTTCCAACATAAACAAACTTATTGAAGTATAAAACTCCAGCGGATACGTCCGGCGTAATGCGGGATTGGTTAATCCCTACTTCATTTGTTGGTTTCGTAAAACCTTCTAATGGGTCTATTTGGTCGCCAAAACGTAGTTTATAAAAATCTATTGAAGACTGTTGAATACCTCCGGCAAGACCGAAGCGAATAGACGAATGCTTATTGATTTCTAAATCATAAGCATAGGTAATATTTGCATCTAATTTATTTAAGTTACCTTCTCCGGCTTGGTCAGACATTAACGTAAGTCCAAGTCCGTGATTGGTGCCGCCAAAACTTAATGGGTGGTCAAAGCCAACTGCAAATGTTTTATATGCACCGGGAATAGACGACCATTGTCTTCGGTAGTTTAATGCTACTCGCGCACCGTCTCCTGACCCTGTAAACGCAGGGTTCAGCAAGATTTGATTCGCATAAAATTGAGAAAATTGCGGATCCTGCGCCTGTAAACCAGACCAAATGCATATAGCACAAAATGTTAGCTTTAGTCGTTTTTTCATAATGTTGTTACCTGGTGCAATTGAATTTTTGGATTATTTCTTTGCGGCAGCTAAAATAATTAGTTTTTGAATTAGTGTAGGATGTTTTGCAAACATTTATTTATTTTTTTCTTTTTTACCCATATTCATGCTATCTTTTGGGGATATTATATGCCATAATGCCGGTTCTAATCCTTGTTTACCCGGTTTTACTTTAATTCTGCCAATCTCTTTCTCATTTCTGAAAAATATAAACATCGGTATTGAATCTACCTGATAAGAATTTACCCATCTGTTAATATCCCGTTTGGTGGTATCTACTGAAACAATTGTAACGCTCCTAATGGGTAATTTTGGCATAATATTAAAAAACTTGGGTACTAATTTGCGGCTATCGCTACACCATGTGCCTAAAAATAATTTTAAATCCACAGAATCTTTTGTTGTCTGCAAAGAATCTAAATACACCAGATTGCGTTTTTTAGGTGTGTATCTTGTATTCACCGGATTTTTCCACCGGCATTGTTCTTTAAATTCTGAAACCGTAAAGTAACCTCGTAAATAATAATTTTTACACCCAAATAATGTAAAAACTATTATCCCAATAACGATATTTCTAATCATCAAGTAAAAGTAATTGGTTTAACTTTAATAAGACGTTTTTGGGGAAAGAATTTTCTGGCCAAACTGACATTCTAAGCACTTTTGGGATTGGCAATACTGTGTAATACATTCAATCATTCCTTGGCTATGCAAAATACATCTTGGTTTAAACTCAAGATTTTTAAATTTAGCAGTATGTTGATTTTGCTCCGGCGGTATTTTTTCCAATAAATTCAAATA carries:
- a CDS encoding formylglycine-generating enzyme family protein, producing the protein MKKGRLLLFLTAVVAVMFTGCGGENINFVGKESSKTGIRYNSDDGFQVKNYKGQETAPGLVFIEGGTFHMGGGEKDIAYDMDNRERQVTVHSFYMDESEVSNVDYKEFLFYILRDSGDVMYKNLYPDTTVWLKDLAYNDPYTQYYFGHDGFNMYPVVGVNWHQANEYCKWRTNIVNGKLLQDDPEAVLWPEYRLPTEAEWEYAARGMLEQELYTWEGKSLRDAQGRFRANFKRGRGDYAGRSSTGGSNLPGGLNDGYMICAPVRAFYPNDLGLYNMAGNVCEWTKDTYRVLSYEDMEDLNPHRRKGMTEIFKDPLKDDEAYDERRSLLFNPDPNKAPGNSDFDNVKVYRGGSWADIAYYLTTGSRRYLNADSSLSTVGFRCAMIRVGSPS
- a CDS encoding type IX secretion system membrane protein PorP/SprF, encoding MKKRLKLTFCAICIWSGLQAQDPQFSQFYANQILLNPAFTGSGDGARVALNYRRQWSSIPGAYKTFAVGFDHPLSFGGTNHGLGLTLMSDQAGEGNLNKLDANITYAYDLEINKHSSIRFGLAGGIQQSSIDFYKLRFGDQIDPLEGFTKPTNEVGINQSRITPDVSAGVLYFNKFVYVGTTVNHLTQPRQRFFTGPLGSVNGSTPDTKLPMKISAFGGINIPIGKNKSIAPAALFKTQGPFTQIDIGLYTNLDPLVIGLWYRNQDAVIALIGVRKGIFSFGYSYDYTISKLRNSVTGGSHEISLVLQFEQNKKHKMKHKSYPCPRF
- a CDS encoding thioredoxin family protein yields the protein MIRNIVIGIIVFTLFGCKNYYLRGYFTVSEFKEQCRWKNPVNTRYTPKKRNLVYLDSLQTTKDSVDLKLFLGTWCSDSRKLVPKFFNIMPKLPIRSVTIVSVDTTKRDINRWVNSYQVDSIPMFIFFRNEKEIGRIKVKPGKQGLEPALWHIISPKDSMNMGKKEKNK